One Candidatus Acidulodesulfobacterium ferriphilum genomic window carries:
- the hypE gene encoding hydrogenase expression/formation protein HypE → MNSYKLNDSDKILLSHGGGGKETSQLIVNILFRELYGPGLNSDNAKNQIKLLEDAAILTSPQKIAFTTDSFTVSPIFFNGGDIGKLSVAGTVNDLSVMGAKPLFLSLGLIIEEGFLTGDLKKIINSAAQEAKKSGVKIVTGDTKVVPRGKADGIFINTSGIGEVLYENISVYNIADGDVIVVSGEVGDHGAAIMSQRDGIDMDVETESDCASLWDMIDTALKQGVIVSAIRDATRGGLAAVLNEWALTAGVSIYIEEDKIPVRDGVRGFCELLGFEPYQLACEGRAVFAVKPEHAKKALDILKSHPLGKNARVIGVVENNNDINNSPDLKGKVILKGIYGVNRLLDYPSGELLPRIC, encoded by the coding sequence ATGAATTCATATAAATTAAACGATAGCGATAAAATTTTGCTTTCCCACGGCGGCGGCGGAAAAGAGACATCCCAATTAATCGTTAATATACTTTTTAGGGAACTTTACGGACCAGGTTTAAATAGCGATAATGCAAAAAATCAAATAAAATTGCTGGAAGATGCCGCGATTTTAACTTCTCCGCAAAAAATAGCCTTTACTACCGATAGCTTCACGGTGAGCCCAATCTTTTTTAATGGCGGCGATATAGGAAAATTGTCCGTTGCGGGAACGGTAAACGACCTTTCCGTTATGGGGGCGAAACCGCTTTTTTTAAGTTTAGGACTTATAATAGAAGAAGGATTTTTGACAGGAGATTTAAAAAAGATTATAAATTCGGCGGCTCAAGAGGCAAAAAAAAGCGGAGTCAAGATTGTAACGGGAGATACAAAGGTCGTCCCAAGAGGAAAAGCGGACGGTATTTTTATAAATACAAGCGGAATAGGCGAGGTTTTATATGAAAATATTTCCGTCTATAATATAGCGGATGGGGATGTCATAGTTGTTTCCGGCGAAGTAGGTGACCATGGAGCCGCTATTATGTCGCAAAGAGACGGCATAGATATGGATGTGGAAACGGAAAGCGACTGCGCTTCTTTATGGGATATGATAGATACGGCCTTAAAACAGGGGGTTATCGTAAGCGCTATAAGAGATGCCACGAGAGGCGGGCTTGCCGCGGTTCTTAACGAGTGGGCTTTAACCGCGGGTGTTTCTATTTACATAGAAGAAGATAAGATTCCGGTAAGGGACGGCGTGAGGGGTTTTTGCGAGCTTTTGGGTTTTGAACCGTATCAACTTGCATGCGAGGGGAGGGCGGTTTTTGCGGTCAAGCCTGAGCATGCAAAGAAGGCCTTGGATATTCTTAAATCCCACCCGCTCGGTAAAAATGCAAGGGTGATAGGAGTTGTCGAAAACAATAATGATATTAATAATAGCCCGGATTTAAAAGGGAAGGTTATTTTAAAAGGCATTTACGGCGTTAATAGATTATTGGACTATCCGTCGGGCGAACTTTTGCCGCGAATTTGCTGA
- the hypD gene encoding hydrogenase formation protein HypD — MSIYSSFKQQGDIERLTSLISIEAKKTINIMEICGGHTHSIMKYGLNTLLKDKISFLHGPGCPVCVMPIKRIDKAIEIAGLPDVILAAYGDMMRVPGTNSSLIKERAKGRDVRMIYSPLDIIKIAADKSNKDKKIIFFAIGFETTAPMTAALIEEVIAKKIENILFYINHVLVPPPINAILDSNDNLIDGFICPGHVSVVTGSGIYADIPLKYKKSAVIAGFEPYDILSAILLIVRQINNDNPAVEIAYKRAVKEKGNKKAQDLVDKYFEVRDGFEWRGFGNIPKSGLKLKDNFKDFDAEYVFADKLGKSTHDAKENAACKCGEILKGRLKPDDCPLFDGVCTPENPIGACMVSFEGACAAYYKYRNF, encoded by the coding sequence ATGAGCATATATTCCTCTTTTAAGCAACAAGGCGATATAGAACGGCTAACCTCTCTGATAAGCATCGAAGCCAAAAAAACGATCAATATAATGGAAATATGCGGCGGGCATACCCATTCCATTATGAAATACGGACTGAATACCCTTCTTAAAGACAAGATAAGCTTTCTTCACGGCCCCGGTTGTCCCGTTTGCGTTATGCCGATAAAAAGAATCGATAAGGCTATAGAAATTGCGGGTTTGCCCGATGTTATACTTGCGGCTTACGGCGATATGATGCGGGTTCCCGGAACAAATAGTTCCCTCATAAAAGAGAGGGCTAAAGGAAGAGATGTAAGGATGATATATTCCCCGCTCGATATTATAAAAATAGCGGCGGATAAAAGCAATAAGGATAAAAAGATTATTTTTTTTGCAATAGGGTTCGAAACGACAGCGCCGATGACGGCAGCTCTTATCGAAGAAGTGATAGCGAAAAAAATCGAAAATATATTATTTTATATTAATCATGTTCTTGTGCCTCCGCCTATAAATGCTATTTTAGATTCCAACGACAATTTAATAGACGGTTTTATCTGTCCCGGACATGTAAGCGTTGTTACCGGAAGCGGTATTTATGCGGATATTCCGCTAAAATATAAAAAATCGGCGGTTATTGCGGGATTTGAACCTTATGACATTTTAAGCGCAATTCTTTTGATAGTCAGACAGATTAACAACGATAATCCAGCGGTGGAAATTGCATATAAAAGAGCGGTTAAAGAAAAGGGAAATAAAAAGGCGCAGGACTTAGTCGATAAATATTTTGAGGTTCGGGACGGGTTCGAATGGAGAGGGTTCGGCAATATTCCGAAAAGCGGGCTGAAATTAAAAGATAACTTTAAAGATTTTGATGCCGAATATGTTTTTGCGGATAAATTAGGGAAATCGACCCATGATGCCAAAGAAAATGCGGCTTGTAAATGCGGGGAAATACTTAAAGGAAGACTGAAGCCGGACGATTGCCCCCTGTTTGACGGAGTTTGTACTCCCGAAAATCCAATTGGGGCGTGTATGGTTTCTTTTGAAGGGGCGTGCGCCGCATATTATAAATATCGTAATTTTTAA
- a CDS encoding HypC/HybG/HupF family hydrogenase formation chaperone: MCLAIPSRVVEIKGDNIAVVDTMGSKRLISTMLLEEQAKIGDYLLIHVGYAMQKIDENEAIESLNLFREIENKMD, encoded by the coding sequence ATGTGTCTCGCAATCCCTTCCAGAGTGGTAGAAATAAAAGGCGATAACATTGCCGTCGTAGATACGATGGGTTCTAAAAGGCTTATATCCACCATGCTTTTAGAGGAGCAGGCTAAAATAGGGGATTATTTGCTTATCCATGTGGGTTACGCGATGCAAAAAATAGACGAGAATGAAGCAATAGAAAGCCTTAATTTGTTCAGGGAAATCGAAAATAAAATGGATTAA
- a CDS encoding C4-dicarboxylate ABC transporter encodes MAYNLRPLKQMSHPTDLIKQFTPNWFTMNMGTGILSLMLAAFPYQVAGLHLIAEGLWIVNIALFIIFSILFIGRFIFYFQSAKKLLKHPVQSMFLGAIPMGLATIINGFLIFAGAQMTPIALNLWWFDAFISIIVGLLVPFYMFTNQKHSIEDMTAIWLLPIVPAEVAAASAGFLAPHVAPAIGRYVIILGYALWAFSVPLAFGILVILFLRLAWHKLPHRDMAVSTWLTLGPIGTGSLGLLLLGNDAPAVFTGTKLYIYAKTAYSVGPIGGLIMWGFGFWWLIIAILMTFRYMQEDLPFNMGWWGFTFPLGVYTSATITLFRLTGMELFKVIGAIFVIMLAFFWTVVTSKTLHGMWHGYLFKAPCLSIETGLPDKDMRCAD; translated from the coding sequence ATGGCATACAATTTGCGTCCGCTTAAACAGATGTCGCATCCAACCGACCTTATAAAGCAGTTTACCCCGAATTGGTTTACTATGAATATGGGAACAGGTATTCTGTCGCTTATGCTTGCGGCTTTTCCATATCAGGTTGCAGGATTGCATCTGATAGCGGAGGGCTTATGGATAGTTAACATCGCTTTGTTTATAATTTTTAGCATTCTTTTTATCGGACGCTTTATATTTTATTTTCAATCTGCAAAAAAGCTGCTAAAACATCCTGTGCAATCGATGTTTTTGGGAGCTATACCTATGGGTTTAGCTACTATTATAAACGGATTTTTAATATTTGCAGGAGCGCAAATGACACCCATAGCCTTAAATTTATGGTGGTTTGACGCTTTTATTTCTATAATCGTAGGTTTGTTGGTTCCTTTCTATATGTTTACGAATCAAAAACATAGCATAGAAGACATGACCGCAATATGGCTGCTGCCGATAGTCCCGGCTGAAGTTGCCGCCGCATCGGCAGGTTTCTTAGCTCCGCATGTTGCTCCCGCTATAGGCAGATATGTTATTATCCTCGGTTATGCGCTATGGGCATTTTCCGTTCCCCTTGCTTTCGGCATTCTTGTCATACTGTTCTTGCGTCTTGCATGGCACAAGCTCCCGCACAGGGATATGGCGGTATCTACATGGTTGACATTAGGACCGATAGGCACAGGCAGTTTAGGTTTGCTTCTTCTTGGAAACGATGCGCCTGCGGTATTTACAGGAACAAAACTTTATATTTATGCTAAAACCGCTTATAGCGTCGGACCTATAGGGGGACTAATTATGTGGGGATTCGGCTTTTGGTGGCTGATAATAGCTATCCTTATGACATTCAGGTATATGCAGGAAGACTTGCCTTTTAATATGGGCTGGTGGGGATTTACCTTTCCTCTGGGAGTTTATACTTCGGCAACTATTACACTGTTTAGATTAACGGGAATGGAACTTTTTAAGGTAATCGGCGCTATTTTTGTCATCATGCTTGCGTTTTTCTGGACCGTGGTTACATCGAAAACATTGCATGGAATGTGGCACGGCTACTTATTTAAAGCGCCGTGTTTGTCAATAGAAACCGGACTTCCAGATAAAGATATGAGATGTGCCGATTAA
- a CDS encoding carbonic anhydrase produces the protein MDNLFEGVINFNNNEYKRYSELFKKIGAKQNPHTLFIGCSDSRVVPNLITKSLPGELFVVRNIANIVPLYRTVNEFLATTSAIEYAVNILDVKNIVVCGHSNCGGCRALYMTDEDLKNIPHTKKWLELAKDVKKIVLNLAAGNNLDLNEKERESLTERENVKEQVKHLYSYPYIKAKLTDKKINIYGWHYIIETGEVYNYSFDKNYYEKINEPVLP, from the coding sequence ATAAAAGATATAGTGAACTTTTTAAAAAAATAGGAGCAAAACAAAATCCGCATACGCTTTTTATCGGGTGTTCCGATTCGAGGGTTGTTCCAAATCTTATCACTAAGTCATTACCCGGAGAACTTTTTGTCGTAAGGAATATTGCCAATATAGTCCCGTTATATAGGACTGTCAATGAGTTTTTGGCAACCACTTCCGCGATAGAATATGCCGTAAATATATTAGATGTAAAAAATATCGTCGTATGCGGACATTCAAATTGCGGAGGATGTAGGGCTTTATACATGACGGACGAGGATCTAAAGAATATTCCTCATACAAAAAAATGGTTAGAACTGGCTAAAGATGTTAAAAAAATAGTGTTAAATTTAGCAGCAGGTAATAATCTTGACCTCAATGAAAAAGAAAGGGAGTCATTGACCGAAAGAGAGAATGTAAAAGAACAAGTCAAACACTTATATTCATATCCTTATATTAAAGCTAAATTAACGGACAAAAAAATTAACATATATGGGTGGCATTATATTATAGAAACAGGCGAGGTGTATAATTATTCTTTTGATAAAAATTACTATGAAAAAATCAATGAACCTGTTTTACCCTAA